The Devosia sp. YIM 151766 genome includes a region encoding these proteins:
- a CDS encoding ABC transporter permease, with amino-acid sequence MSNQSEAEQGLAVRAESVASFDGQMTLLSRIQHALHSNPALVPLIVLLLSVLVFGALLGTKFFSSFALTLILQQVAIVGIVGAAQSLVILTAGIDLSVGAIMVLSSVVMGQFTFRLGLPPAVAVACGLAVGTFIGFVNGWLIARIKLPPFIVTLGMWQIALATNFLYSGNETIRAQEIETHAPLLQFFGKSFTLGGAVFTYGVIFFIVLVLVLAYVLRHTAWGRHVYAVGDDPEAAALSGVNTRKVLISVYTLTGLICAFAGWVLIGRIGSVSPTSGQSANIESITAVVIGGISLFGGRGSILGMFFGALIVGVFSLGLRLLGADAQWTYLLIGALIIAAVAIDQWIRKVSA; translated from the coding sequence ATGTCGAACCAGTCCGAGGCCGAACAGGGCCTCGCCGTCCGTGCCGAATCCGTCGCCAGCTTCGATGGCCAGATGACCCTGCTGTCGCGCATCCAGCATGCGCTGCATTCCAATCCGGCGCTGGTCCCGCTGATCGTGCTGCTGCTGTCCGTGCTGGTATTCGGCGCGCTGCTGGGCACCAAATTCTTCTCATCCTTCGCCCTGACCCTGATCCTGCAACAGGTCGCCATTGTCGGTATTGTCGGGGCGGCGCAATCGCTGGTCATCCTCACTGCCGGCATCGACCTGTCGGTCGGCGCCATCATGGTGCTGAGCTCGGTCGTCATGGGCCAGTTCACCTTCCGGCTCGGCCTGCCGCCGGCCGTTGCCGTGGCCTGCGGGCTGGCCGTCGGCACCTTTATCGGCTTCGTCAATGGCTGGCTGATCGCCCGCATCAAGCTGCCGCCCTTCATCGTCACCCTGGGCATGTGGCAGATCGCTCTGGCCACTAATTTCCTCTATTCCGGCAATGAGACCATCCGCGCCCAGGAGATCGAGACCCACGCCCCCCTGCTGCAATTTTTCGGCAAGTCCTTTACCCTCGGCGGCGCCGTCTTCACCTATGGGGTGATCTTCTTCATCGTGCTGGTGCTGGTGCTGGCCTATGTGCTGCGCCATACCGCCTGGGGCCGGCATGTCTATGCGGTGGGCGACGATCCCGAGGCCGCGGCCCTGTCCGGCGTCAATACCCGCAAAGTGCTGATCTCCGTCTATACGCTGACCGGCCTCATCTGCGCCTTTGCCGGCTGGGTGCTGATCGGCCGCATCGGCTCGGTTTCGCCCACTTCGGGACAATCGGCCAATATCGAATCGATCACCGCCGTGGTCATTGGCGGCATTTCCCTGTTCGGCGGGCGCGGCTCGATCCTGGGCATGTTCTTCGGGGCGCTGATCGTCGGCGTCTTCTCGCTGGGCCTCAGGCTGCTCGGCGCCGATGCGCAATGGACCTACCTGCTTATCGGTGCGCTCATCATCGCCGCCGTCGCCATCGACCAGTGGATCAGAAAGGTGTCTGCCTGA
- a CDS encoding sugar ABC transporter substrate-binding protein codes for MTPAALAQDVSVCLITKTDTNPFFVKMKEGAEAKAAELGVTLKSYAGRIDGDHETQVAAVETCIADGASGILIAASDTSAIVQSVQQARDAGLVVIALDTPLTPIDAADATFATDNFLAGELIGKWAAGKLGAEAANARIALLNLGISQPTVDVLRNQGFLQGFGIDLGDPNKWGDETDPRIVGHDVTAGNEEGGRTAMENLLTKDPSINVVHTINEPSAAGAYEALKSFGRENDVLIVSVDGGCPGVANIRDGVIGATSQQYPLQMAALGVEAIKAWADNGTKPEPTPGKDFFDTGVALVTDEPVEGVDSIDSDRGAELCWG; via the coding sequence ATGACGCCCGCCGCCCTCGCGCAGGACGTGAGCGTCTGTCTCATCACCAAGACCGACACCAATCCTTTCTTCGTTAAGATGAAGGAAGGCGCCGAGGCCAAGGCGGCCGAACTCGGCGTGACGCTGAAATCCTATGCGGGCCGCATCGATGGCGACCACGAGACCCAGGTTGCCGCCGTGGAAACCTGCATCGCCGATGGCGCCAGCGGCATCCTGATCGCCGCATCGGACACCTCGGCCATCGTGCAATCGGTGCAGCAGGCGCGCGATGCGGGCCTGGTGGTCATCGCCCTGGATACGCCGCTGACCCCGATCGACGCCGCCGACGCCACCTTCGCCACCGACAATTTCCTCGCTGGCGAACTCATCGGCAAATGGGCTGCCGGCAAGCTGGGCGCCGAGGCGGCCAATGCCAGGATCGCCCTGCTCAATCTGGGCATCAGCCAGCCCACCGTCGACGTGCTGCGCAATCAGGGCTTCCTGCAAGGCTTCGGCATCGATCTGGGCGACCCCAATAAATGGGGCGATGAGACCGATCCGCGCATTGTCGGCCATGACGTGACCGCCGGTAACGAGGAAGGCGGCCGCACGGCCATGGAAAACCTGCTCACCAAGGACCCGAGCATCAACGTCGTCCATACCATCAACGAGCCCTCCGCCGCCGGCGCCTATGAAGCGCTGAAATCCTTCGGCCGCGAGAACGACGTCCTCATCGTCTCGGTCGATGGCGGCTGCCCCGGCGTCGCCAATATCCGCGATGGCGTCATCGGCGCCACCTCGCAGCAATATCCGTTGCAGATGGCGGCGCTCGGCGTCGAGGCGATCAAGGCCTGGGCCGATAACGGCACCAAGCCCGAACCGACCCCCGGCAAGGACTTCTTCGATACCGGCGTGGCGCTGGTGACCGACGAGCCGGTGGAAGGCGTCGATTCCATCGACAGCGACCGCGGCGCCGAACTCTGCTGGGGTTGA
- a CDS encoding DUF6460 domain-containing protein gives MTEDTTQRTRSGLERVMGGRPASVVIKLVLLSLLVGFVMSVFGFNAADLVRGAVEMVREAIRDGAGMFRQLGAYVLAGAAIVVPVWLLLRLTRGR, from the coding sequence ATGACAGAAGACACAACACAGCGGACCCGTTCCGGCCTGGAGCGGGTGATGGGTGGGCGGCCGGCTTCGGTGGTCATCAAACTGGTACTGCTTTCGCTGCTGGTCGGGTTCGTGATGTCGGTCTTCGGCTTCAACGCCGCCGATCTGGTGCGCGGGGCGGTGGAGATGGTGCGCGAGGCGATCCGCGATGGCGCCGGCATGTTCCGGCAATTGGGCGCCTATGTGCTGGCCGGCGCGGCGATCGTGGTGCCGGTCTGGCTGTTGCTGCGGCTGACCCGGGGGCGGTGA
- a CDS encoding nucleoside/nucleotide kinase family protein, whose product MAETLKLTPQEALGRLVPHIAEMESAADGRRIAIGLAGGPGTGKSTLAAELVTMLNAMRPGSAALVPMDGFHMKHAKIEAMGQADYKGAPHTFEGAAFVNFLHRLKQARERVSGPGYSRKIEDIVEDAFTVAPEVRVLVVEGNYLLLTEGPWAGVKALLDYAVFIHVPRDTVQARLLKRHGEEGLFSEERNRAHIERNDLPNYDLVAGSRQRADVVFELDVAE is encoded by the coding sequence ATGGCCGAGACGCTGAAGCTGACGCCGCAGGAAGCGCTGGGGCGGCTGGTGCCGCATATCGCGGAAATGGAAAGCGCGGCGGATGGCAGGCGCATCGCCATCGGGCTGGCCGGCGGGCCGGGCACCGGCAAATCGACCCTGGCGGCGGAGCTGGTGACCATGCTCAATGCCATGCGGCCCGGCAGCGCCGCATTGGTGCCGATGGACGGCTTCCACATGAAGCATGCCAAGATCGAGGCCATGGGACAGGCCGATTACAAGGGCGCGCCGCATACATTCGAAGGCGCGGCCTTTGTCAATTTCCTGCACCGCCTGAAACAGGCGCGCGAGCGGGTGAGCGGGCCGGGCTATAGCCGCAAGATCGAGGACATTGTCGAGGATGCCTTCACCGTGGCACCGGAGGTCCGGGTGCTGGTGGTGGAGGGCAATTACCTGCTGCTGACCGAAGGGCCCTGGGCCGGGGTGAAGGCGCTGCTGGATTATGCGGTATTCATCCATGTGCCGCGCGACACGGTGCAGGCCAGGCTGCTGAAGCGGCACGGGGAAGAAGGGCTGTTTTCCGAGGAGCGGAACCGGGCGCATATCGAGCGCAACGACCTGCCGAACTACGATCTGGTGGCGGGATCGCGGCAGCGGGCGGATGTGGTGTTCGAGCTGGATGTGGCGGAATAG
- the pdeM gene encoding ligase-associated DNA damage response endonuclease PdeM, translating into MNNSALAEPVPENPLLRFAGHNFEPLPSGALYWRARETLLVADLHFEKMASFARRGQMLPPYDTGLTLTRLEFDLRRTGARTLLSLGDTFHRVDASSLLTNADRMRLDAIVESVDCIWLSGNHDPAPHAIGGACLPELDLDGLLFTHEPRKGKTGLISGHLHPAARLAMPGRSTRKPCFVHDNRLLILPAYGSSTGAINILGPAFIGLFHWPALEVTMLGRDRTYPVPVKRLVAG; encoded by the coding sequence ATGAACAATTCCGCTCTCGCCGAACCCGTCCCGGAAAATCCTTTGCTGCGTTTCGCCGGTCACAATTTCGAACCGCTGCCCTCCGGCGCCCTCTATTGGCGCGCCCGGGAGACGCTGCTGGTCGCCGATCTGCATTTCGAAAAGATGGCCAGCTTCGCCCGCCGCGGCCAGATGCTGCCGCCCTACGATACCGGCCTCACCCTCACGCGGCTCGAATTCGACCTGCGGCGCACCGGCGCGAGAACGCTTTTGTCGCTTGGCGACACTTTCCACCGCGTTGACGCTAGCAGTCTGCTAACCAATGCCGACCGGATGCGACTCGATGCCATTGTCGAATCCGTCGACTGCATCTGGCTCTCCGGCAATCACGATCCGGCGCCCCACGCCATTGGCGGCGCCTGCCTGCCGGAGCTGGACCTGGACGGCTTGCTGTTCACCCATGAGCCGCGCAAGGGCAAAACCGGCTTGATTTCCGGGCACTTGCACCCGGCGGCCCGCCTGGCCATGCCCGGCCGCTCCACCCGCAAGCCCTGTTTCGTCCACGACAACCGGCTGCTGATCCTGCCCGCCTATGGCAGCTCGACCGGCGCCATCAATATCCTCGGCCCCGCCTTTATCGGCCTGTTCCATTGGCCGGCACTCGAAGTCACCATGCTGGGCCGCGACCGGACTTATCCGGTGCCGGTCAAGCGCTTGGTTGCCGGCTAA
- a CDS encoding ATP-binding cassette domain-containing protein, translating into MEPILSARALNKRYGRVTALDNCDFELMPGEILAVIGDNGAGKSSLIKALSGAIRPDSGEVLLEGRKVEFSSPIDARLAGVETVYQTLAMSPALSIADNMFMGREIRKRGFMGKVLRQLDRPAMERIAREKLNELGLMTIQNINQTVETLSGGQRQGVAVARAAAFGSKVIILDEPTAALGVKESRRVLDLIQDVRARGIPIILISHNMPHVFEVADRIHVHRLGRRLCVIDPKDYTMSDAVAFMTGAKSAPGVAAAA; encoded by the coding sequence ATGGAACCCATTCTCTCCGCCCGCGCCCTCAACAAGCGCTATGGCCGCGTCACCGCGCTCGACAATTGCGACTTCGAGCTGATGCCGGGCGAAATCCTGGCCGTTATCGGCGATAATGGCGCCGGCAAATCCTCGCTGATCAAGGCGCTGTCGGGCGCCATCCGCCCCGATAGCGGCGAGGTCCTGCTCGAAGGGCGCAAGGTCGAGTTCTCCTCGCCCATCGATGCCCGCCTCGCCGGCGTGGAAACGGTCTATCAGACCCTGGCCATGTCGCCGGCGCTTTCCATCGCCGACAACATGTTCATGGGCCGCGAAATCCGCAAGCGCGGTTTCATGGGCAAGGTGCTGCGCCAGCTCGACCGCCCGGCCATGGAGCGCATCGCCCGCGAAAAGCTCAACGAGCTCGGCCTGATGACCATCCAGAACATCAACCAGACGGTGGAAACCCTGTCGGGCGGCCAGCGCCAGGGCGTCGCCGTGGCCCGCGCCGCGGCTTTCGGCTCCAAGGTCATCATTCTCGACGAGCCCACCGCCGCCCTCGGCGTCAAGGAATCCCGCCGCGTGCTCGACCTCATCCAGGACGTGCGGGCGCGGGGCATCCCCATCATTCTCATCAGCCACAACATGCCGCATGTCTTCGAAGTGGCCGACCGCATCCATGTCCACCGCCTCGGCCGCCGCCTCTGCGTCATCGATCCCAAGGACTACACCATGTCCGACGCCGTCGCCTTCATGACCGGCGCCAAAAGCGCCCCGGGCGTCGCCGCAGCGGCGTGA
- a CDS encoding ligase-associated DNA damage response DEXH box helicase: MTTPETLPPIIRSWFAARGWTPRRHQLDVLASYQSGASQLLIAPTGAGKTLAGFLPTLADLVDGQFDGLHTLYISPLKALAVDVQRNLSTPIAEMGLPIRVEARTGDTSAAKRARQRLKPPQILLTTPEQLALLISHPHAELMFGSLRRVVLDELHALVTNKRGDLLALGLARLARLAPDLRITALSATVARPDLLRDWIAQPHLDRPTELLRMVGGAPPELSILHTRERLPWAGHSAAYARPELYDIIRQHKTTLLFVNTRSQAEMLFQGLWDINEDMLPIALHHGSLSVEQRRKVEAAMAAGKLKAVVCTSTLDLGIDWGDVDLVVQVGAPKGSSRMLQRIGRANHRLDDPSKALLVPSNRFEVLECEAAVEAVAEGHQDSEDPQPGGYDVLAQHVLGMACSGPFHADDLYEEIVRAWPYRDLPRPQFDRVLDFVATGGYALRAYERYARLRQTSDGAWRIAHPSVAQQYRLNIGTIIEEPMVRVRLVRSKAQKQGRTTGPIGAGGRVLGEMEEYFFGTLTPGDTFIFGGEIVAFEGMKDNEAFVSRAFAKDPKIPSYMGGKFPLSTYLAERVRRIIDSPAAWHLLPDQVSDWLRLQRDFSVLPRRDSLLVETFPRGTQNYLVCYPFEGRLAHQTLGMLLTRRLERMRARPLGFVASEYALAIWGLGDLSALIRTGRLSLDELFSEDMLGDDLEAWLDESALMKRTFRNCAIIAGLIERRHPGKEKTGRQITMSSDLIYDVLYSHEPDHILIQATRRDAARGLLDIERLGQMLARIRSHIVHKPLLQISPLAVPVMLDIGKEPIFGEGRESAMADAAEELLREAIGEQ; the protein is encoded by the coding sequence GTGACGACACCCGAAACCCTCCCCCCCATCATCCGGTCCTGGTTCGCCGCCCGCGGCTGGACCCCGCGCCGGCATCAGCTCGACGTGCTGGCTTCCTACCAGTCCGGCGCCAGCCAATTGCTCATCGCCCCCACCGGCGCCGGCAAGACCCTGGCCGGCTTCCTGCCCACGCTCGCCGATCTGGTCGATGGCCAATTCGATGGCCTGCACACCCTTTATATCTCGCCCCTCAAGGCGCTGGCGGTGGACGTCCAGCGCAACCTCTCCACCCCCATCGCCGAAATGGGCCTGCCCATCCGCGTCGAGGCCCGCACCGGCGATACCTCCGCCGCCAAGCGGGCCCGCCAGCGGCTGAAGCCGCCCCAGATCCTGCTCACCACGCCCGAGCAATTGGCCCTGCTCATCTCCCATCCCCATGCCGAACTCATGTTCGGCTCGCTGCGCCGCGTCGTTCTTGATGAACTCCACGCGCTGGTCACCAATAAGCGCGGCGACCTCCTCGCCCTCGGCCTCGCCCGGCTCGCCCGGCTGGCGCCCGATCTGCGCATCACCGCGCTGTCGGCCACCGTGGCCCGCCCGGACCTCCTGCGCGACTGGATCGCCCAGCCCCATCTCGATCGCCCGACCGAGCTGTTGCGCATGGTCGGCGGCGCCCCGCCGGAGCTGTCGATCCTGCACACCCGCGAGCGTCTCCCCTGGGCCGGCCATTCCGCCGCCTATGCCCGCCCCGAGCTCTACGACATCATCCGGCAGCACAAGACCACTCTGCTCTTCGTCAATACCCGCTCCCAGGCCGAAATGCTGTTCCAGGGTCTCTGGGACATCAACGAGGACATGCTGCCCATCGCGCTCCATCACGGGTCGCTCTCGGTCGAGCAGCGCCGCAAGGTCGAGGCGGCCATGGCTGCGGGCAAGCTCAAGGCCGTGGTCTGCACCTCCACCCTCGATCTGGGCATCGACTGGGGCGATGTCGATCTCGTGGTCCAGGTCGGCGCCCCCAAGGGTTCCTCGCGCATGTTGCAGCGCATCGGCCGCGCCAATCACCGGCTCGATGATCCCTCCAAGGCCCTGCTCGTGCCCTCCAACCGCTTCGAAGTGCTCGAATGCGAGGCCGCCGTCGAGGCGGTGGCCGAAGGCCATCAGGATAGCGAAGATCCCCAGCCCGGCGGCTATGACGTCTTGGCCCAGCACGTTCTCGGCATGGCCTGCTCCGGGCCCTTCCACGCCGACGACCTTTATGAGGAGATCGTCCGCGCCTGGCCCTATCGTGACCTGCCGCGGCCCCAGTTCGACCGGGTTCTCGATTTCGTCGCCACCGGCGGCTATGCGCTGCGCGCCTATGAGCGCTATGCCCGCCTGCGCCAGACCTCGGACGGCGCCTGGCGCATCGCCCATCCTTCGGTGGCCCAGCAATATCGGCTCAATATCGGCACCATTATCGAAGAGCCCATGGTCCGCGTCCGGCTGGTGCGCAGCAAGGCGCAGAAACAGGGCCGCACCACCGGCCCCATCGGCGCCGGCGGCCGTGTCCTGGGTGAAATGGAGGAATATTTCTTCGGCACGCTGACGCCGGGCGACACTTTCATCTTCGGCGGCGAAATCGTCGCCTTCGAGGGCATGAAGGACAATGAGGCCTTCGTCTCCCGCGCCTTCGCCAAGGACCCGAAAATCCCCTCCTATATGGGCGGCAAGTTTCCCCTCTCCACCTATCTCGCCGAGCGCGTCCGCCGCATCATCGATTCGCCCGCCGCTTGGCACCTGCTTCCCGATCAGGTGTCCGACTGGCTGCGCCTGCAACGCGACTTTTCCGTGCTGCCGCGCCGCGACAGCCTGCTGGTGGAAACCTTCCCGCGCGGCACGCAGAATTATCTGGTCTGCTACCCCTTCGAAGGCCGGCTCGCCCATCAGACATTGGGCATGCTGCTGACCCGCCGCCTCGAACGCATGCGCGCCCGCCCCCTCGGCTTCGTCGCTTCCGAATATGCGTTGGCCATCTGGGGCCTGGGCGACCTCTCCGCCCTCATCCGCACCGGGCGCCTCAGCCTCGACGAGCTGTTTTCCGAGGACATGCTCGGCGACGATCTCGAAGCCTGGCTCGATGAATCGGCGCTGATGAAACGTACCTTCCGCAATTGCGCCATCATTGCCGGCCTGATCGAGCGCCGCCATCCCGGCAAGGAAAAGACCGGCCGCCAGATCACCATGAGCTCCGATCTCATCTACGACGTGCTCTACAGCCATGAGCCCGACCACATCCTCATCCAGGCCACCCGTCGCGACGCCGCGCGCGGCCTGCTCGATATCGAACGCCTCGGCCAGATGCTCGCCCGCATCCGCTCCCATATCGTCCACAAGCCGCTGCTGCAGATTTCCCCGCTCGCCGTCCCCGTCATGCTCGATATCGGCAAGGAACCCATTTTCGGCGAGGGCCGCGAATCAGCTATGGCTGACGCCGCCGAAGAACTCTTGCGCGAGGCAATTGGCGAGCAGTGA
- a CDS encoding ROK family transcriptional regulator yields the protein MQSAVIRSLSQGVNQSGVRDYNERLLLTLLQRNGAVAGSELARLANLSPQTVSIILREMEAEGLLARGAPVKGKVGKPSIPMSLAENGVLSFGVKIGRRSAVLLLADFRGTVRHELQLTYKYPLPEPIFAFLREGLQTILAQCRPAERKRICGIGIGTPFELWRWNELVGAPVAEFSSWRNVDFATELGKFTDLPVHVVNDATAGCQAEHIYGRGKEFRDYAYFFIGAFVGGGIVLNHSVYQGHYGNAGALGSLRSFGPQGESQQLIDTASIHLLETRLAENGHDPQDLWAQPQDWSRFARFVEPWLGRTAQELARASLSVCAVIDFEAILIDGAFPEAVKHELVERTRRYLVNQDMRGLIAPRVEAGAVGGNARAIGAAASPLFERYFMNGNIRL from the coding sequence ATGCAGAGCGCAGTCATCAGATCGCTGAGTCAGGGCGTCAATCAGAGCGGGGTTCGCGACTATAACGAGCGCCTATTGCTGACGCTGTTGCAGCGCAATGGCGCCGTGGCCGGGAGCGAATTGGCGCGGCTGGCCAACCTGTCGCCGCAAACCGTTTCCATCATCCTGCGCGAGATGGAGGCCGAGGGCCTGCTGGCGCGGGGCGCGCCGGTCAAGGGCAAGGTGGGCAAGCCCTCCATCCCGATGAGCCTGGCCGAAAATGGCGTCCTGTCCTTCGGCGTCAAGATCGGACGGCGCAGCGCCGTGCTGCTGCTGGCCGATTTCCGCGGCACCGTGCGGCACGAATTGCAGCTGACCTATAAATACCCCCTGCCCGAGCCGATCTTCGCCTTTCTGCGCGAGGGGCTGCAGACGATATTGGCGCAATGCCGTCCGGCCGAACGCAAGCGCATTTGCGGCATCGGCATCGGCACGCCGTTCGAATTGTGGCGCTGGAACGAATTGGTCGGCGCGCCGGTGGCGGAATTCTCCTCCTGGCGGAACGTCGATTTCGCCACCGAGCTGGGCAAGTTCACCGACCTGCCGGTGCATGTGGTCAATGACGCCACGGCGGGCTGCCAGGCCGAGCACATCTATGGGCGCGGCAAGGAATTTCGCGATTACGCCTATTTCTTCATCGGCGCATTCGTCGGCGGCGGCATCGTGCTCAACCATTCGGTCTATCAGGGCCATTACGGAAATGCCGGAGCGCTCGGCTCGCTGCGCAGCTTCGGGCCGCAAGGGGAAAGCCAGCAATTGATCGACACCGCATCCATTCACCTGCTGGAGACCCGGCTGGCCGAGAACGGCCACGACCCGCAGGACCTATGGGCGCAGCCCCAGGACTGGAGCCGCTTCGCCCGTTTCGTCGAGCCCTGGCTGGGCCGCACGGCGCAGGAATTGGCGCGGGCCAGCCTGTCGGTCTGCGCGGTGATCGACTTCGAGGCGATCCTGATCGACGGCGCCTTCCCCGAAGCGGTGAAGCACGAATTGGTCGAGCGGACCCGGCGCTATCTGGTCAATCAGGACATGCGCGGCCTGATCGCGCCCCGGGTCGAGGCCGGCGCGGTAGGCGGCAATGCCAGGGCCATCGGCGCGGCGGCCAGCCCGCTATTCGAGCGCTATTTCATGAACGGCAATATCCGGCTCTGA